The proteins below are encoded in one region of Winogradskyella helgolandensis:
- a CDS encoding SixA phosphatase family protein yields the protein MKKLILIALISLFAFPSCNQKTEKKEDVSTYYLIRHAEKNRTDPSNHNPELIDAGLKRAENWAKHFKDIKFDAVYSTDYNRTKQTALPTAKQNNLEIQLYNPSDLQIEAFIKKTKGKTVLVVGHSNTTPKFANGLLGEEKYDDMADDNNGGLYIITVSKSGKTTESLVVN from the coding sequence ATGAAGAAATTAATTCTAATCGCTCTTATTTCGTTATTTGCATTTCCTTCTTGTAATCAGAAAACTGAGAAGAAAGAAGACGTCTCTACGTATTATTTAATTAGACATGCCGAAAAAAATAGAACAGATCCATCCAATCACAATCCAGAACTTATTGATGCAGGTCTCAAGCGTGCCGAAAATTGGGCAAAACATTTTAAAGATATAAAATTTGATGCTGTTTATTCTACAGATTACAACAGAACAAAACAAACGGCTTTACCAACAGCAAAACAGAATAACCTAGAAATTCAATTATATAATCCTTCAGACTTACAAATTGAAGCCTTTATTAAAAAAACAAAAGGTAAAACCGTATTAGTCGTTGGACATAGCAATACCACACCAAAATTTGCAAATGGTTTATTAGGTGAAGAAAAGTATGACGATATGGCCGACGATAACAACGGTGGTCTTTATATAATTACGGTATCAAAAAGTGGAAAAACAACAGAGTCATTAGTTGTTAACTAA
- the deoD gene encoding purine-nucleoside phosphorylase — MSVHIGAKKGEIAETILLPGDPLRAKWIAETFFESPQCFNEVRGMLGYTGTYQGKRVSVMGTGMGVPSISIYANELITEYGVKNLIRVGSAGSYQKDVKLRDVVLAMAASSNSGVNELRFGGANYAPTADFGLFIKAVEAARTKNIEIKAGNVLSSDIFYEDSKEAYVKWSKFGVLCVEMEAAGLYTVAAKHNVNALAILTISDSLVTGESTTSKERETTFKSMIEIALELA, encoded by the coding sequence ATGAGTGTACATATCGGAGCCAAAAAAGGCGAAATCGCAGAAACTATATTATTACCTGGAGATCCATTAAGAGCCAAATGGATTGCTGAAACATTTTTTGAAAGCCCTCAATGCTTCAATGAAGTTAGGGGAATGCTTGGCTACACTGGTACATACCAAGGCAAACGAGTTTCTGTAATGGGAACTGGTATGGGAGTGCCAAGCATTTCAATTTATGCCAACGAACTTATAACTGAATATGGTGTAAAAAACCTTATTAGGGTTGGCAGTGCTGGTTCTTATCAAAAAGATGTTAAATTAAGAGATGTTGTTTTAGCTATGGCTGCCTCATCTAACTCTGGTGTTAATGAACTACGATTTGGTGGCGCTAATTATGCGCCCACAGCAGATTTTGGTCTATTTATAAAAGCAGTAGAAGCAGCACGAACTAAAAATATTGAGATTAAAGCTGGTAATGTTTTATCCTCTGATATTTTCTACGAAGACAGTAAAGAAGCCTATGTAAAATGGTCCAAATTTGGAGTGCTTTGCGTAGAAATGGAAGCAGCCGGACTTTACACTGTTGCAGCCAAACACAATGTTAATGCACTAGCAATTTTAACCATTTCTGATTCTTTAGTTACAGGCGAAAGTACAACAAGTAAAGAACGTGAAACTACTTTTAAAAGCATGATAGAAATTGCGTTAGAATTAGCATAA
- the deoC gene encoding deoxyribose-phosphate aldolase, with the protein MNLNRYIDHTLLSASATESDILQLCDEALKYDFYSVCVNSSNVLLAKQALGRSEVKICTVVGFPLGAMSTEAKIFEAKTAIDQGATEIDMVMNIGRLKSKNYLAVLKDISKVKQAIGIIPLKVILEISELSKNEIVKACEICIDAKADFVKTSTGFSKSGATLTAVKIMRKTVRDKLKIKASGGIRDAETAQKYIDIGVDRIGASAGVAMMNNQVSNAAY; encoded by the coding sequence ATGAATTTAAATAGATACATAGACCACACTTTATTAAGTGCATCTGCAACCGAATCAGATATTCTACAACTTTGTGATGAAGCTTTAAAATATGATTTTTACTCTGTTTGTGTAAACAGCAGTAATGTTTTACTCGCTAAACAAGCCTTAGGTAGATCTGAAGTAAAAATTTGTACCGTAGTTGGTTTTCCTTTGGGAGCCATGTCTACCGAAGCTAAAATATTTGAAGCCAAAACAGCTATTGATCAAGGTGCTACCGAAATCGATATGGTAATGAATATTGGCCGTCTCAAAAGCAAAAATTACCTTGCTGTTCTTAAAGATATCAGCAAAGTGAAGCAAGCCATTGGCATTATTCCACTTAAAGTGATTCTTGAAATTAGTGAACTTTCAAAAAATGAAATCGTTAAAGCTTGTGAAATCTGTATTGATGCCAAAGCTGATTTTGTAAAAACATCAACAGGTTTCTCAAAAAGTGGTGCGACACTAACTGCAGTTAAAATAATGAGAAAAACTGTAAGAGATAAGCTAAAGATTAAAGCTTCTGGCGGCATTAGAGATGCAGAAACTGCTCAAAAATATATTGACATTGGTGTAGACAGAATTGGTGCTTCAGCTGGAGTTGCTATGATGAATAATCAAGTATCAAATGCTGCCTATTAA
- the clpB gene encoding ATP-dependent chaperone ClpB — protein sequence MNFNNYTIKSQEAIQQAQQLAQGFGHQQIENEHIFKALFNVDENVLPFLLKKLNVNVSILQQILDKELESFPKVSGGDIMLSREASKTLNEASIIAKKMNDDFVSIEHLVLAIFKSKSKIAQILKDQGVTEKGLNAAIEELRKGDRVTSQSQEETYNSLSKYAKNLNQLARDGKLDPVIGRDEEIRRILQILSRRTKNNPILVGEPGTGKTAIAEGLAHRIIDGDIPENLKDKQIFALDMGALIAGAKYKGEFEERLKAVIKEVTESDGDIVLFIDEIHTLVGAGGGQGAMDAANILKPALARGELRAIGATTIDEYQKYFEKDKALERRFQMVKVDEPDTESAISILRGIKEKYEAHHKVQIKDEAIIGAVELSQRYITNRFLPDKAIDLMDEAASKLRMEINSKPEELDVLDRKIMQLEIEHEAIKREKDETKLKSLKSDLANLKEERNELNAKWMSEKEVVDNVQNIKQEIENFKIEAERAERDGDYGKVAEIRYGKIKEATEQLEKFQKELSEQNETSLIKEEVTYEDIAEVVAKWTGIPVTKMLQSDREKLLKLEDELHKRVVGQEEAIEAVSDAVRRSRAGLQNPSKPVGTFLFLGTTGVGKTELAKALAEYLFDDENAMTRIDMSEYQERHAVSRLVGAPPGYVGYDEGGQLTEAVRRKPYSVVLLDEIEKAHPDTFNILLQVLDEGRLTDNKGRVADFKNTIIIMTSNMGSQIIQERFEATKDIPSAIEAAKVDVLALLKQTVRPEFLNRIDDTIMFTPLSKENIIDIVGLQLKGITKMIAKQGITFDATPEAVSYLADKGYNPEYGARPVKRVIQKDVLNQLSKEILAGRVTTDSIILLDEFDGQLVFRNQGDLVTEKI from the coding sequence ATGAATTTTAACAACTATACCATTAAATCGCAAGAAGCCATACAGCAGGCGCAACAGCTCGCTCAAGGTTTTGGTCATCAGCAAATAGAAAACGAGCACATTTTTAAAGCCCTTTTTAATGTTGATGAAAATGTATTACCATTCTTACTTAAAAAGTTGAATGTTAACGTATCTATACTTCAACAGATACTAGACAAAGAACTCGAAAGCTTCCCTAAAGTTTCAGGTGGAGATATTATGCTTTCACGTGAAGCTAGTAAAACACTGAATGAAGCGTCTATCATAGCTAAAAAGATGAATGATGACTTTGTATCTATTGAACATTTAGTTTTAGCCATTTTTAAATCTAAAAGTAAAATTGCTCAAATCTTAAAAGATCAAGGTGTTACTGAAAAAGGCTTAAACGCGGCTATAGAAGAATTACGCAAAGGTGACCGTGTGACTTCTCAGAGTCAAGAAGAAACTTATAATTCCCTCAGTAAATATGCTAAAAACTTAAACCAATTAGCACGCGATGGGAAGCTCGATCCCGTTATTGGTCGTGATGAAGAAATACGAAGAATCCTTCAAATTTTATCACGTAGAACAAAAAATAACCCGATTTTAGTTGGTGAACCTGGTACAGGTAAAACAGCCATTGCTGAAGGTTTAGCGCATAGAATCATTGATGGAGATATTCCTGAAAACCTAAAAGACAAACAGATATTTGCTTTAGATATGGGAGCCCTAATTGCAGGTGCAAAATACAAAGGTGAATTTGAAGAGCGACTAAAAGCAGTTATTAAAGAGGTGACCGAAAGTGATGGTGACATCGTTTTATTCATTGACGAAATTCACACGCTAGTTGGTGCTGGTGGTGGACAAGGCGCCATGGATGCTGCAAACATTTTAAAACCGGCTTTAGCTCGTGGAGAATTAAGAGCTATTGGCGCAACAACGATAGATGAATACCAAAAATACTTTGAGAAAGACAAAGCTTTAGAACGTCGTTTTCAAATGGTAAAAGTAGATGAACCAGACACCGAAAGTGCTATTTCAATTCTACGAGGTATTAAAGAAAAATATGAAGCACACCACAAAGTTCAGATTAAAGATGAAGCGATTATTGGTGCTGTAGAATTATCGCAACGTTACATTACCAATAGATTTTTACCAGATAAAGCCATTGATTTAATGGATGAAGCTGCTTCTAAATTACGAATGGAAATCAACTCTAAACCAGAAGAATTAGATGTTTTAGATCGTAAGATTATGCAGCTTGAAATTGAACATGAAGCTATTAAACGTGAAAAAGATGAAACTAAACTAAAAAGTCTAAAATCGGATTTAGCGAATCTTAAGGAAGAACGAAATGAGCTGAATGCTAAGTGGATGTCCGAAAAAGAAGTTGTAGATAATGTTCAAAATATAAAACAAGAAATTGAAAACTTTAAGATTGAAGCTGAACGTGCAGAGCGTGATGGTGACTACGGTAAAGTAGCAGAAATCCGATATGGAAAAATTAAGGAAGCTACTGAGCAACTTGAAAAGTTCCAAAAAGAATTATCTGAACAGAATGAAACATCCTTAATTAAAGAGGAAGTAACTTATGAAGATATCGCAGAAGTTGTAGCGAAGTGGACTGGAATTCCGGTAACTAAAATGCTTCAAAGTGATCGTGAAAAGTTATTAAAACTTGAAGACGAACTACATAAACGTGTTGTAGGACAAGAAGAAGCTATTGAAGCGGTAAGTGATGCTGTGAGAAGATCAAGAGCTGGATTACAAAACCCAAGTAAACCAGTTGGTACCTTCCTATTTCTTGGTACAACAGGTGTTGGGAAAACAGAGTTGGCAAAAGCATTAGCCGAATATTTGTTTGATGATGAAAATGCGATGACGCGTATAGATATGAGTGAATATCAAGAACGCCACGCAGTAAGTCGTTTAGTTGGTGCGCCTCCGGGATACGTTGGTTATGATGAAGGTGGGCAATTAACTGAAGCAGTTAGAAGAAAACCATATTCTGTAGTATTATTAGATGAAATAGAAAAAGCGCATCCAGATACCTTCAATATCTTATTACAAGTATTAGATGAAGGCCGTTTAACAGACAACAAAGGGCGTGTTGCCGATTTCAAAAACACCATTATAATAATGACTTCTAATATGGGTAGTCAGATTATACAAGAACGTTTTGAAGCGACAAAGGATATTCCTTCAGCAATTGAAGCAGCAAAAGTGGATGTTTTAGCGTTATTAAAGCAAACCGTAAGACCAGAGTTTTTAAACCGAATTGATGATACCATAATGTTTACTCCATTATCTAAAGAAAACATTATTGACATCGTAGGTTTACAGCTAAAAGGCATCACTAAAATGATTGCTAAGCAAGGTATTACGTTTGATGCAACACCAGAAGCAGTAAGTTATTTGGCTGATAAAGGTTATAACCCAGAATATGGAGCACGACCTGTAAAACGCGTGATACAAAAAGACGTGTTAAATCAATTAAGTAAAGAAATATTAGCTGGTCGCGTGACTACGGATAGTATTATTTTACTAGATGAATTTGATGGACAGCTCGTCTTTAGAAATCAAGGTGATTTAGTTACTGAAAAGATTTAA
- the ytxJ gene encoding bacillithiol system redox-active protein YtxJ: MFKKLFGSSEPKEEKILPWQPLSDVSQLTTIEEQSKTKTQIIFKHSTRCGISSMVMKQFVSAYDVELNADLYYLDLLRYRDVSNEIGYKFQVMHQSPQLLVIKNGVAVAHASHGAINDMTLEQFV; this comes from the coding sequence ATGTTTAAAAAATTATTCGGTTCTTCGGAACCAAAAGAAGAAAAAATATTGCCTTGGCAACCATTAAGCGATGTATCTCAATTAACTACTATTGAAGAGCAATCTAAAACCAAAACACAAATTATATTTAAGCACTCTACACGTTGCGGAATTAGTAGCATGGTGATGAAACAGTTTGTCTCAGCATATGATGTAGAGCTAAATGCTGATTTGTACTATTTGGACTTGCTAAGATATAGAGATGTCTCTAACGAAATAGGTTATAAGTTTCAGGTGATGCACCAATCTCCTCAACTTTTAGTAATAAAGAATGGAGTAGCGGTGGCACATGCGTCTCATGGTGCTATAAATGATATGACTTTAGAGCAATTTGTTTAA